A single window of Ananas comosus cultivar F153 linkage group 24, ASM154086v1, whole genome shotgun sequence DNA harbors:
- the LOC109728694 gene encoding plant UBX domain-containing protein 8 produces the protein MARPPQDAIETFMSITGASEPVALRKLEEHGGDLNEAVNAHFNEGDRTTSQQTLLPARHDDFMEIEDPVDDVLGRPPLLPAAQNLDPFSLLDSNFRRSFFDGGFPSSISNPSPRVSHPREVREIPIEFKDNKTQAETSGHGPTIEDVTGNEPSHGPEIRGTVIIDDDEEDDDEPLARAAHDANVSSFGKHAGSSASPVVDVADYSNDIEEEMIRAAIEASKRDAEGQSNQQIDVPDDITGPLLERKTPAMDDADLARAVSLSLEFAEQERALRQQEMQFGFQSSGSDKEMEDEGRSIAENGRQRSEEGNIMSVQDDTEDMEEQPLVRHRSRRVSPGNAESTESGPMVHSPPSSLPLHNIQDNRQYNGDGFPSEEWGGISSEEHDEAVMLEAAMFGGIPEGTPYQFSYPRQNSALHPPIPRPPSPSLTAQRLLREQQDDEYLASLLADQEKELKAKQEAERRQLEEAAARKAALEKERQEEEEARRKQLEEEEYERKLAAKEASLPQEPSSDDESAVTLLVRMPDGSRRGRRFLKSDKLQFLFDFIDIGRVVKPGTYRLVRPYPRRAFADGESELSLSDLGLTSKQEALFLELI, from the exons ATGGCGAGGCCGCCGCAGGACGCGATCGAGACGTTCATGAGCATCACCGGGGCCTCCGAGCCCGTCGCGCTGCGTAAGCTCGAG GAACATGGTGGTGACCTGAATGAAGCTGTCAATGCACACTTCAATGAAGGAGATAGGACTAC CTCACAGCAAACATTGCTTCCTGCCCGCCACGATGATTTCATGGAAATAGAAGATCCAGTAGATGATGTACTTGGAAGACCTCCTTTATTGCCTGCTGCTCAAAATTTGGACCCATTTTCGCTCCTAGATTCAAATTTTCGTCGTAGTTTCTTTGATGGCGGTTTTCCTTCTAGTATTTCTAATCCGAGCCCACGGGTTTCGCATCCAAGGGAGGTTAGAGAGATACCCATTGAGTTCAAAGATAACAAAACCCAAGCAGAGACTTCTGGTCATGGACCAACTATTGAGGATGTCACTGGAAATGAACCTTCACATGGTCCAGAAATTCGTGGGACTGTCATcattgatgatgatgaagaagatgatgatgaaccACTAGCTCGTGCTGCTCATGACGCTAATGTTTCTAGTTTTGGAAAACATGCTGGATCAAGTGCTTCTCCAGTGGTTGATGTGGCTGACTACAGTAATGATATAGAAGAGGAAATGATTCGAGCTGCGATTGAGGCTTCCAAAAGAGATGCTGAGGGCCAGTCAAATCAGCAGATTGATGTTCCGGAT GATATAACCGGTCCCCTGCTTGAGCGTAAGACCCCTGCCATGGATGATGCTGACCTTGCACGAGCAGTTTCTTTGTCCTTAGAG TTTGCGGAGCAAGAAAGAGCATTGCGTCAACAGGAAATGCAGTTTGGTTTTCAGTCTTCTGGTTCTGACAAGGAAATGGAAGATGAAGGAAGAAGCATTGCTGAAAATGGAAG GCAAAGATCAGAGGAAGGAAACATCATGTCTGTCCAAGATGATACTGAAGACATGGAAGAACAACCTTTAGTGAGGCATCGTTCACGGCGTGTGTCTCCTGGAAATGCAGAATCAACAGAATCTGGACCAATGGTGCATAGCCCTCCATCAAGTCTTCCGCTGCATAATATTCAAGACAATCGTCAGTATAATGGAGATGGTTTCCCATCAGAGGAG tGGGGTGGCATATCTTCCGAAGAACACGATGAAGCTGTCATGCTTGAGGCTGCAATGTTTGGTGGAATTCCTGAAGGAACGCCATATCAGTTTTCATACCCACGTCAAAACTCAGCTCTGCATCCTCCGATACCTCGCCCTCCATCACCCTCACTAACAGCACAACGCTTGTTAAGAGAGCAGCAG GATGATGAGTATCTTGCATCACTACTGGCGGATCAAGAAAAGGAATTGAAAGCCAAGCAAGAGGCTGAACGTCGTCAATTAGAAGAAGCTGCTGCAAGAAAAGCTGCTCTTGAAAAGGAAAGacaagaagaggaggaagctCGCAGGAAACAACTTGAGGAAGAG GAATATGAGAGGAAACTTGCAGCAAAGGAAGCTTCGCTTCCCCAGGAACCTTCATCAGATGATGAGAGTGCTGTGACGCTTTTAGTCCGTATGCCTGATGGCAGTCGCCGCGGACGTCGTTTTCTAAAGTCTGACAAGCTTCAG TTTCTTTTTGATTTCATAGATATTGGAAGAGTTGTGAAGCCTGGAACCTATCGATTG